TTATCTCAATATGGACCACATCTTATCATCGTAAAATAAGTATGTATTTGATGTTTATATATTTTTGTAACTTATATAATCAATAGATTAGCAGTAACAATAGCCCCTCTCATTAATATCCAACTTATATCTACATACCAACAAGGTTGTGGTGAAGTGGTAAGCACGTCATCCTTAATTAGAGGTTTCGAACCATAAGCACTCATTCATCCTTAATCATAAGTTTCGGGTTCGAATCCTGAGTATGAAGTCGCCTTTGCTAGGGAGCGCTTTAGCCCTAATGTGATATTTTCCGGCGCGAACTCAAATTTAATTAGGTCATAATGCAGATATCGGACACTGAATGAGAAAAAAAAAAGCCTTGTATATAAATTAATTGTGCACTGTAGCTTGATCTACATACAACCTCTTTTAgtcttaattaaattaaatacacAGCTTGTAGACACAACTATGGGAAACAGTAATGAAGTATTAGTGTTCGGTATAGTACATTCACTTTAATAATTAGGACTACCAAACTTTCATTTCTGCGCTGTGTTTATTGAACAAAAACTTGTTTTTTTAGTTCGTCTTATAACTTCTATTAATTCAAGAAAAAGTACTCCCTCACAAGTTAGGAAAAATAGCATTGGCAGCTTAGGATTCTTGACTTAATAAAGATTTCCAACAAGAGCTACTTACCAaactttattaaataaagcttaaTCAAATACTTGAATGTTAGATGAAAGCAAATATATCATAAACTGCCTCATCAATATGGAtaactttaaaaaattatttttaaaaaaatcaccAATATTATTTGTATTGAATTGTTTAAATTAAAGTTCAACAATAGTCATCTTCAAGTGacagggtatatatatatatatatatatatatatatatatatatatatatatatatatatatatatatatatattaaaaataataaccgataaaatattttttttgtatatatgcatattatttatatctatattattgtaaaagcatgaatacaatgtccgtttacaaaaataaccttataatattaagcataataactcataataaaaaatCATAACcagaattctagatattagccttataatcccaTTAGTTTTAGGATAtgatactacacgttaggaatcttattagtataattactctcgggttgtctaattcatataaaattgaacaaacaAATATCTTTCGTcgtgtaatcctattacttttaggatattaCTTATTAAAAATTCtgattactaatttaatttgaaaacgtattataatatcctattactaatttaatttgagaatgtattatatagtccaaatccatttagaaaaaatgagagtctatattattataaaatcataaatacaatattaatatatcaaaatagccctaaaatattaaacggaagaactcataggaaaaggacataactgcaataacctattttttggactacagtatcttctatgctaatttttagtatttaagaatttaaattaataaattttgtctattaaattctcattaaaaatatgtaggatggtttaataaaattaatttcttccttcGTATTGGAAGTACATTACCACTACATAATATCCAAtacgaagaaaaaataaaagtaatattaaatggattgcataaagagttgaaattgaaattgagaaaaaaatacccccacgataatatatttttgttttatatttgaactatttttctactcaaataatattttttaattatttttcatgtGATATTAataaatacccaattattaaacaacaactaagaaaatatttaagaatgtaaatgtgtgagaaagagagaaaaaatggttagtaagagtcaataccactattgattctacaaacataaagatctaaaagtaaaATGTCATAtaaatcttttactctttgaaaataaaatttacattggataaaattataattaatattaaatattCGAAACAAGAGATGAGCTAATATtgagatctgaatcaacatagaataaattattttttatcttaaaattaaataattaaatattttaattaattatttagcaaaagaatccaattcaattatttcttaaattcatcatatgagtaaaattcttattcaagttaaaaaatatcttagggtatataaatttattccacaaaaagagcgttagaacacaaagtaaaaatgtTAGAATCAAAATGTTGTACAAGTATATGcagaagcacaatcaaagctaaatcctaaacaagaacaagcttttaagactatattataaagagtcgactctggtataatttctttgtagatgcctcggCGGAATcgaattaatattttaatatcatgaattacttgcaaatatcatatcaagaggcatgacactgTTAGCAATGATATCAAGTGatgtaccaacaacgattttaccgtgaggccacccactttagatttgatatacctcttcaaacaacttaaataaccatcacacataTATCAAAGTAGAGTAATGTTGCTAAATTTACAAGGAAAGCAAAATcaataatatgggatgaagcacttatggctaaatgtcaaacgatcgaaataattgcccggagttctcgaaatatattggatattaatgaaccgtttggtgaaaaattaatagtttgggaggtgatttctgtcaagtagtaccagtagttccaaaatcgacaaaagctgagattgtaaaagctagcttgccaaagttatacttctggcctcaaacgaaaaagattcaactgacaagaaatatacagtaagaacagatccagtattcagtgtctacttgcttcgtgtcggaaacgaagaagagcatccaataaaatatAATTTGGTTCTTCCTTAACATTCGGTTATCAATTCCAATGGTAATATTAGTGCATtcaataagagaaatatttctatcattagattttgtgcaaatcgcatgatagaattaaaaagatatcttagctagcagaaatgaatatgttgatcaactaaataaaaatgTTGATTATAAAATTTTATAGCAAAAACAAAATATATTTTAGCTTTTGACTCGGCAAAaaatgatacaaataattactaccaagaagaatatttaaatactttaataccaaatggtctTCTACTATATATATTGTTGTCAAGTttcttatttcttacgtatgttagtgtcgcCGTATATATAATAAACttagttaaaattgatcttccattgtatataggttaattttgaagaaagaATATGCCCGTCATGCTAATGAAAAACTTAGATACACCGAAtaacttatgtaatagcacacagatggtatatagaagttttgacaataattgcacgaacaactgtatgtttCACTTTCAAGGGACACAGAGCAACCAACGCATTAGGAGGAAgcatacacacaaaaatattgtccacaaagaagtgttcgttaagataccatcacattaaatacttttacatgacaatatataattatctaactaacatgataaAATTGATcgtttgtgtaagttttgatgatatccttttattttaaattcatgtattatactaatgtaataatatttttcgacatttagatgattgttgtatatatttatacataaactttctctcattaattaaattttattatttctttatctaaataaatatttaaattatcacGTGATATTATTAACGTCCAACGTACGTTAGATAttagtatataaaaaaaatatatttattcacTTTTTGGCTAGTCATTACAATTACTTTTGAAGAACcaatcaattttatattttgtcctaatttttttaattttaaaaaaacatGTTATAGTCGATTTAGTAAAGATACCAATAACACTGAATAAGTGAATATTCGTCCAATTTCGATATTTCTTATAAATTTTCCCTTCGCTACCTTTACTCTTTTTCATTCTTATCTAACTCAAGAGTCCAAGATTAAGACACAATCCCTTAGACATATCTCTATATTTGTCGTATACTTCTCCCCTTTCTCAAATTTAAACCTTGATACAGTAAAACCCCTTcactctcctcctcctcctcgcTCCGCCGCCACAATGCAAGCTCAATTACTTTCCCCACCCACCTACCACCCTACCTCCACCACCCCCACCACCACCCTTTTCCCTAAATGTAGGCCCCACTTAAAGAAACCACCCACCTTCATCATCAaagccaccaccaccaccaccacctcaACACCCCCACAAACCACCACTCAAAAACTCAACAAATACAGTAGCCGTATAACTGAACCAAAATCCCAAGGTGGGTCGCAAGCAATTCTATATGGTGTAGGATTAACTGATGAGGATATGAGTAAACCCCAGATAGGAATTTCCTCAGTATGGTATGAAGGAAATACATGTAATATGCATTTGTTGAAATTAGCTGAAGCTGTAAAAGAAGGGGTTCAAGAAGCTAATATGGTTGGGTTTAGGTTTAACACTATTGGTGTTAGTGATGCTATTAGTATGGGGACACGTGGCATGTGTTTTAGTTTGCAGTCAAGAGATTTGATTGCTGATAGTATTGAAACTGTTATGTCTGCTCAGTGGTATGATGGGAATATTGCTATTCCTGGTTGTGACAAAAATGTAAGCCTCTTTACCTTTTTTTCGAtaagaattttttaaaaattgactCTCTTTTGTTCTATTTGTTATTTCTTGAATAAAAGATGCAAACTTTGCTATTGTTGTGTAGAAAAAAATGCTAGCTTTGCAATTTTATAGGTATATTTCTCGAAGCATATAGCTTACCCTATCTTGTTTGGAATTGAGACGTAGTTGTAACAAAAATGTGagccttttttttaaaattttttacaagattttttttaattttttttttttaaaactcctTTATTGATTTTTGATATTTGGGGAAATTTTGAGTTTAGAAGGATAGTCTTGGAGCAACGGTCAAGTTGTCCGGGTTCGAGCCATGAAATCAGCCATTAATGGTTGCATCAGGTAGTCTGTCTACATTGCACATgttggggtgcggcccttccccgcacccgggatgctttgtgcaccggggAAATTCTGAGTTGGTATTTGGGCATTAGGAATTATTTCTTGGATAAAAGATGCAGTCATGCAACCTTTGCTATTCTTGTTTTGGATAAAAGATTCAAACTTTGCTATTCTTGTTTTGGATAAAAGATACAAACTTTGCTATTATTATGGAGAAAAGATTTCAGCTTTGCAACTTTATATGTATTTTTAATACATTTGCTGTTTTACTTTCAAAAAATTACTGTCTATGCTGTACAGACTCACAATCTCTTGTGTAGGTTCAACCTCTTAAAGTACTATATGGATAAGATTCCTGGTTGATTTCCTGGAGTATTGGATGTATATGATTCTTGGAAACATAATACTTTCAGTTAGAAGTGTATAGAAGTATAATGCTTTTAAGATTTTTCATAAAAGTTTGtggattttttttcctttttgaccAAGCAAAAAAATGAATTCCAGCATATTAGGTGCCTTTCTGCTGTGAAGATTTATTTGGTTATGCAATTACTTCAGAATaccaaatatttttatttgaCATGTTACATGTTTTTTCATAAAAGTTGTTTCTTTGAACTGCTATGGTTATAACACACTCAAGTGAAATTGTAATCTGTTTCAAGATTTCACATAGCAATTTATGATATAATTCCGGCATGTTTGCGATTTCTCTCAACTTCCTTATCTCCTACATTTTCAGTGTTCCTTTTCACTAGATTTTTGCCTATCTGTGTGCACATTCTATGGTATTGTAGTTTTATTTTGGTGGAGCGAAAAAATTTGAGACTGTTGTCGGTAATTTATTGTTGCCTATCTGTATGCACATTCTATGAtaatttattgttgttgtatggcAGATGCCAGGCACAATTATGGCGATGGGAAGACTAAACAGGCCAAGTATCATGATATACGGTGGAACCATTAAGGTCAGATTGGAACACTCATGTTTTAATTCTTTCTCGTGCATCGCAAGCCTCTTTTCATGTAGAGTAGATGTTATCTTCTGAATTAATGCTGCTGCTTGAAACCATTCCATGGCTTCCAATATTTAGTTGAGAATAGTCAAGTTGAATAACTGTGGTGAATAAACAAAAAGGGAGATAACTAGGATAATATGTTTCATTTACTCAGAATTCCCACAATTAATAAAAGAATAGGGAAAAGTAAGACATTGAGTCCATCAAAGAGAGGCGGAGAAGAGAGTTAGCTCGACatgctttgttttttttttttttccaacctACTTGGTCGGAGAGAAGGAAGATTTTTAACTTTCAGGCAGGGTTTTGGAAAAAGAAAGGGGAAAGGGGAAGCTTTGTAGTATTTGAAATCTATGTTTTGATGTATCGAGAAAATGAGAGAGTAGAGGAAAGCACTCGATATGAAAAGCAGTCTTTGCATGACCTCTACTGTACCTGTGTTAGCTACATTGTGTATGTTTCTCCTTTACACTTGCTTTTACACGGTCTTTTGCACAGTGTATGCAACAGAGCTTGTTTGGTTTATTTGAGGGGTGTTATGTCTTTCCTGCTAAACTTTGTGAtttggttaaaaaaaaaaaaaaatctttggaAATCCTTTATGTTTATTTTAGGAGATGATATGCTGTTTCCACTATGGCTTGAGTGAAGAAGAAGTATATTTAGTGAAAAAATATTTCTTCAAGATGATTCTGGTCTGCTGTCTGGTGCAAAGCCACAAGACCATGTATCTTTTTCAATCCAATCATGACAGAGCTCCTTATCCGTCTTGTAAATTTCTCGTATATCactgaaattttatttttttaaaatcccAAAAGAATTTCTTTAAAAACAATTTATCCCAAAAGCTTTTTTACAAATTATTTAGAGATTTTCTAATAAAATGTGTACATAGTCACTAAATATTCAATAAATGTTAACAAATAAAACATGAAAAGAAATACATGTATTTCTTGATTGTTCCTTACTTTTCCATTGCATCAAAGAGAATTTTCGTTGCATAAAAAAGCATATGCAAATGGAAGAGAACTTGTTATAGATGGCATAGGAGACAGCAATCCAAATAGCGCATTGCGGAACATGTCAAGCTGGACTAGCCACGAATCTATATAGTCTAAGCTGTCTTGCTAGGAAAGAAGGTGGAGGGAATATGTAGAGGATAGAAATTGGAATAAGAGAATGAAATAGGAGAGATCACTTTCTTAGGATTAACTGTTAGAAGGAGAGAAAAAGAGTGTGAAAGATTAGAGATGGcataagctgcttgtaagcttcTAACTGTGTGCTGTATGACGACTATAAAATGCCAACACGTCAATTACTTCATTGCTTAATCATAAGGGTGACCAATTTTCAAGAAATAATGTTAAATAGAAAATGACATCAAAGGTTAACAATTCTAGACTCTTACTAACATAATGACAGATAATGATATTTTAAGAGCATTTACTGCATCACATGTTGATCTTTTGTTCTGTTTTCTTCCGAGTTATTGTTGATCCTTTACCTTTTTCCTAATTTACAGCCTGGTCATTTTCAAGGGCACACATTCGACATTGTATCCGCTTTCCAGGTATGTCTGCTGAATTGCCAGTTTGCTGTTCTAGTGTCTTTTTATTGCTCCCTTTAGCAATTCTTCTTTGGATGATTATTGTTGTTTAATAAGTAAAGCATTTACTTGGAAACACAGTAAGGAGTTATGGCAAAAGCTTTACTAGATTACTATTCTAATGGAATTAGGAAGGCTATGAAAAATTCTTAGCCATTTAAATTTTCTACTCCAACCCAATATAAAGTAGTTAGACACATAGATATTAAACATTTCCTAGCCTGTGTCAATCCCTCTAAGCATATCCTATTTGTCTTCTGTATATCATCTTCTGTTGGAGGATGGTCTTTATCTGTAGATTTCAGTGATATGGATGCTGATGTTAttggtgtgtgtgtgtatatgtatTATCAACGAATACATTGTTGAAGCACATTTTATGTCCATGTGGCATTCTGTGGCAACTGGCAAATCTTTTTCTTGACAAAAAGCCATTCCCATTTATCAGTTATGACAACCTTAATTTTTTTTAGTGGATACTCTTGTTTCTACAAGCATTTAAATGTTGTTCTTGCGAAGCTTTCTGATGTGCCAGAGTTGGAGTTATTAAGGTTTATATATGATAGACGCATGCTGTGTGACTTGAACTTTTTAGAGTATGAGAAGGCTAAACTTAAAAGTCAGCTTTTTACATAACATTTTGCAATCACTGATCTTTAATTCTGTAGGAACTTGGGAAATACCATTTTTTCTGCTTTGATTTTGCTTACAGGTGTATGGAGAGTATGTTAGTGGTTCTGTTAGTGATGAAGAAAGGATGAATGTAGTTCGTAATTCATGTCCTGGTGCGGGGGCTTGTGGTGGAATGTATACAGCAAATACCATGGCATCTGCTATTGAGACGTTGGGCATGTCACTGCCTTATAGGTATAAAAGTTGCCTTTTAGGTATATAAGTGTGATGTAGTTACTCCCTTGTCAAAAAAAAAGTGTGATGTAGTTACTTAAACTTTGTTTTAACAATAATCATTGCTAATGAGTCCTTTCGCCGTCTCCTTTTTCAATACCAAAGCTCTTCCACACCAGCTGAAGACCCACTGAAGTTGGATGAGTGCCGCCTAGCGGGAAAATATCTTCTGGAATTGTTGAAGATGGACTTGAAACCTCGAGATATCATCACAAAAAAGTCACTTCGAAATGCAATGGTGATGGTCATGTCGCTTGGTGGATCAACGAATGCTGTACTGCATTTAATTGCTATTGCAAGGTAAGCAACTTTTCCGCAGAGTTACTTTACTTTTGCTATGAGTATGTGAGTCATGATTTGTATATCTCCACAGATCTGTTGGCTTGGAATTAACTCTAGATGACTTCCAGAAGGTTAGCGATGCGGTTCCTTTCCTTGCTGATCTGAAGCCTAGTGGAAAATATGTTATGGAGGATGTGCACAAGGTTTGTAGAATACTATGTGTGCCGATATATTTTTAGTTTTGGTTATATGGCATTCACTGCTGTCGATTTTGTTCTGATGAATTGCTGAGCTTAATTATGTATAGATTGGAGGTACACCTGCAGTCATTCGCCACCTATTGGAGCTTGGGTATTTGGACGGGGACTGTATGACTGGTAATTTGCTTTGATGATTATTAGTAGATATTTTGTTGTACTGGTCAATCTACTAAATGGTGGCACTCATTTGACTTACTCTTTGATTTGTAGTCACGGGAAAGACACTGGCTGAAAACGCAAAGCTATTTCCTTCTTTAGCTGAAGGTCAGGTAGGCCTTTTTTCCAACGGCTGCTTGCCATTTGCTGCAGTGATGATTTTCTCATAGGTTTGTTGCCTCGTGATGGAAATTAGGATAAATACTTAGTTTTGTCCATCTTTTTTTGTTTTATAGCAAATTATAAGACCATTGTCCAACCCCATCAAAGAAACGGGCCACATTCAGATATTATATGGAAACCTTGCACCAGACGGCAGCGTGGCAAAGATCACTGGGAAAGAAGGGATGTACTTTTCTGGTATGTTACATTAATttagaatttaatattttttgtgtCTCGGACGCTGTTTGTTTGCGTCTTGAAAATATAACAATCACGGGACTTGTGCATCAGGCCCCGCTTTAGTGTTTGAAGGAGAGGAAGCTATGATTGCAGCTATCTCAGAAGACCCTTTGAGCTTTAAGGCATGCCAGCTAATCCCTTTCCCAGTCATTTTTTTCCATTTACTTATATCTGAAACATAAGTAGGTTTTTGATGAGGCAGCAAAGAAGTAAAGAT
This sequence is a window from Nicotiana tomentosiformis chromosome 5, ASM39032v3, whole genome shotgun sequence. Protein-coding genes within it:
- the LOC104109128 gene encoding dihydroxy-acid dehydratase, chloroplastic, which gives rise to MQAQLLSPPTYHPTSTTPTTTLFPKCRPHLKKPPTFIIKATTTTTTSTPPQTTTQKLNKYSSRITEPKSQGGSQAILYGVGLTDEDMSKPQIGISSVWYEGNTCNMHLLKLAEAVKEGVQEANMVGFRFNTIGVSDAISMGTRGMCFSLQSRDLIADSIETVMSAQWYDGNIAIPGCDKNMPGTIMAMGRLNRPSIMIYGGTIKPGHFQGHTFDIVSAFQVYGEYVSGSVSDEERMNVVRNSCPGAGACGGMYTANTMASAIETLGMSLPYSSSTPAEDPLKLDECRLAGKYLLELLKMDLKPRDIITKKSLRNAMVMVMSLGGSTNAVLHLIAIARSVGLELTLDDFQKVSDAVPFLADLKPSGKYVMEDVHKIGGTPAVIRHLLELGYLDGDCMTVTGKTLAENAKLFPSLAEGQQIIRPLSNPIKETGHIQILYGNLAPDGSVAKITGKEGMYFSGPALVFEGEEAMIAAISEDPLSFKGKVVVIRGEGPKGGPGMPEMLTPTSAIMGAGLGKDCALLTDGRFSGGSHGYVVGHICPEAQEGGPIGLVQDGDIITIDIQKRKMDVQLSDEEFEQRRKNWTPPAYKADRGVLYKYIRNVQSASKGCVTDE